The Polyangium aurulentum genomic interval AGCGATCGCCCGCTCGATCTGCCCGGCTGCTCGACCGCCCGAAGTTTTTTTCGGCGCGACCGATGAGTTCTCGGCGTGGACGGGGTCCAAGGGGCACAAGGAGGTTCGAGATGACCACGGGCACGCGCAAGACGCATGATTTCTGCTGGATCAACGTGATGACTCCGGAGGCCGAGCGAGCGCGAGCGTTCTTCGGGAAGCTCTTCGGCTGGACGTACGGGGAGATGCCGGGCGTCCCGGGCAGTCAGCTCATCCTGGTCGGGGGGCGCACGGCAGGCGCGCTCATGGATCTGGCGGTGGCGAACATGCCGCCGGGCACGCCGGCGGTCATCGGCGTCCTGGTGAAGGTCGAGGACGCCGACGCGGCCGTCGCGAAGGTCGCCTCGCTCGGCGGGCGCGCGGATCAGGTGTTCGATGCCCTCGACAATGGCAGGATGGCCGTGTGCACGGATCCGAACGGCGCCGTCTTCGGCCTGTGGCAGCCGAAGAAGCAGGCCGGCATGGACGTCGATAGCCACGCGCACGGCGCGCCGGGCTGGTTCGAGACGATCACGAGCGATGCGGGCCGAGCAGCGGCGTTCTACTCGGCGCTCTTCGGCTGGACGGTGGAAGAGCAGCAGATGCCTGGAATGACGTACACGCTCTTCAAGCTCGACGCGGTCCCCGTCGGCGGCGCAATGCCGATCCTGCCGAACATGGGCGACGTCCCGCCGCACTGGGGCGTGTCCTTCTCGGTCACCAACGCTGACGAGACGGCACGGCTCGGCGTGGAGCTCGGCGCGACGTTGCTCTTCCCGGTGGGGGACATCCCCGGCGTCGGGCGCTTCGCAATGCTCCAGTCGCCGCAAGGCGTCCCGTTCCAGATCACCGAATGGGCGCGTTGAGCGTATCTCGGTGATTCGGCAACGTATGCGAAAGTAGCTCACGCCGAAACCCAACGCGCGCTGCTACAGTATCCACCGTGCAGCATCGAGCGCTCCTGTTCGTCTCCGCGGCATGCCTCGTCGCCGCGTGCACCAGCCCCCGAGCGAGCGCGCCTTCGCAGCGCGCAGCAGCGGCCAGCTCGGCCCAGGCCGCGCCCGTCGCAGGAACGCCCGCGAGCACCGAACCGGCGTCCAGCGCCCCGTCCGCCGCGTCCCCCGCGGGGATGTGGACCGCTTCGCAGGTCGTGTCCTCGGCGGGCAGCAACGCGGGGCCACGCTCGCAGGCCTCGCGCGTCGAGTTGCACGTCACGGGCCGCGTGAAAGAGATCTCCGTGTCTCCCAGCGGCGCGTCGTGGCTCATGGATAGCGACGGCCCCTCGTACCACGCCGACGGCTTCGACGCGCTCTGGAGCCGCAGCTCGCTCGATTGCAGCACGCTCGTCCGCTTCTCGCGCTCCGGGCAATGCGATCGCGTCACGTTCTTCACCGACAGCGTCGCCATCGCCACCGGCTACGTCGGCCAGCACAACGACGAGTACTTCTGGACCGGCGACGCCGGCCGCACGTGGGAGCGCCGCAAATTCCCGGCAGGCGAGTGGATCTACGACGTGTTCGCCACGGCGCGCGGCGAGGCTTGGATGGGCGGATCGAGGGGAAGCGTGTACCATTCGCGCGACGCCGGCCGGACGTTCACCCTGCTCTCGCAGCC includes:
- a CDS encoding VOC family protein; translated protein: MTTGTRKTHDFCWINVMTPEAERARAFFGKLFGWTYGEMPGVPGSQLILVGGRTAGALMDLAVANMPPGTPAVIGVLVKVEDADAAVAKVASLGGRADQVFDALDNGRMAVCTDPNGAVFGLWQPKKQAGMDVDSHAHGAPGWFETITSDAGRAAAFYSALFGWTVEEQQMPGMTYTLFKLDAVPVGGAMPILPNMGDVPPHWGVSFSVTNADETARLGVELGATLLFPVGDIPGVGRFAMLQSPQGVPFQITEWAR